The DNA region atattccacccgcatcaatattttaatttatttatttgtgttacacccgcATTGCGCCACATTTGAAGAGTGGGAAGGGACGTCTAAAGAAGTGTCGAAGACCCAGCCGACTCATCGGTCCCTAAGACCTCAAGGTAAAAAGGcggaaataaaaaaagggagttcttccaaaaatgactacacAAAATGTATGGAcgaacttgctcgccaaggtgaactgAACATGGCACGGGAAACGGCTAGAGATGAGGCAAAAGCTGCGACTATGGAAGCAATCTTAGCAGCTATTGAGAAACGTGATGCGGCTaatgagagacaaagagaagtacATAATCGAGAAGGCCagatgcttagagaagaaaggatgacTTAAGTAGATCGTGACACTATAAACAAGCTTCTAGTAGGAATGTCTctgaattctaaatatttttggacatcgGAAAAAAGAGACATGGTGCAAAGGAGGCATGCAAGAGACGAGGAAACAAGTCGAGGGGGTTCTAACTACACAGATCTTACCAACAAAGATCCAAGCACCACATATCCTAGCTCCTTTTCCAATACAAAATTTTGACCCTGTTTCCCCTAAATCAATAAACATTTGTTAATATATCACCAAATTGTTTAATTTATGTGAATTGGGGACACCTTACATGCCTACATTTCCCCCCAAAATTTGATAAATTAAATACCTTTGCTTATTCATATTCTCAAAATATTATCAGAGAAACTAAAGAGctcaagcaagtaagccattgTTAACAGTTGCACATCCTACTAAACTAAGAAATATAAGGGGAACATCTACCAAAGGCATCCTACACGACAATTCTAAATATAAGAAAACATGCAACCAGCATGTATCCAAGAGGATCATGGCTCTCTGTGGTCATGATGGAGAAATGCTTAAGCTTAGACAGCACAtgcattataaatttataaactaaGCTAAACAACCATTTAGAAGTCCATGAATAATGTACTTGGACGCCCCATCACTATCTATTGCATCTGTTAATAATTTATTACCTAAAAGGAAAGACACTTTCATCTCCTATTGAAACAGCCTGTATAAtctattaataatttattaccCCACAATACTTTCCCAACCAATTTATATCTTAGGCCATCTTCAACCGATGGCTGGTcaaatggctcgttttagccttcTGGCCCTcaaagattctccaagatattaatattttaataaacagtacAAGGcaatatttgcctccgtctccaaccgagggccagagggccatagggctcgttttagccatttCACAAAAAACCATTTCCAACCgaaggccaaagggccatagggccaaacatagtttattatttaaaaacaaattttgtgaaatagaagttataggaaaaaaaatggaatttaaaaaaaatatatgaaacaaattttgtgaaatagaagttatagggaaaaaatggaatttaaaaaaaatatgaaataaattttgtgaaatagaagttataggaaaaaatagaagttatatgaaaaattttgtaaataaaaaataataataaaactgtaaaaaaaaaaaaaaaatgcaacggctactagccgttgcatttgaattttttcttaagaaatcttgtcggttataatcgacagaaataacaaaacattaaaaaaaaatagccagccctccagccctctccgatttcgtggggccctctcagattccagagtcctctggcctagccctcggttggagacagttttcgggctattttcggccctctggccctctagacctttcggttggagatggccttatggTGAAGCCTAGGCAAACACAACAGAATCAAGAGGTACAAATAAAGGCCAAACAACCTGTATAAATTTTTTAGAACCATCCATGGTGATAAAACCCCAACTAACCAAAATTTTACTCCAACGTTTCAACCCTAGTACCCAATTCCTAACTCCCAGATCTTAACCCATGCTTGCTACCCCAAAAGGACAAAATTTCAATGTCGATTAACTTTCATTACCAAACAACAGAACCCAGAATCCAAAAAGTATGACCTTTAACAATGACAACATTGAACCAGCATTATAGTtgagaataaataaaaaatccctAATCTTTACTCAGATCACAAATTCATAATCTTGTAGATTGTAAGATGAGTGAAATGAAAGATGGAACCTTTTTTAGCAAAGATCAATTACCAGCACAAATTCAAGCTCCCAATTTGCTAAAaatatggaagaaaaaaaagataatcACAACACATACTTCAACCGGTCCTCTCATTCCTTCCCAAAAATCATAAACAAAATTTAACCAACACTAAATTTTCCCAAATTCGAACCACTTTTCTAATCTATCTTGAAAAACTATAAACGCATTTTAATTCAACATTCATGAATGGGTGCTCAAAGCGGGAAAAAAACCAAAGGAGAAAAAacataccaaaaaaaataacagGACTGTTGAGTGCATAAAGTTATACTTTTATGCCCTCTTTTACTTAGGTTTTTGACTTAAAATCTCTATGCATCACAAGGTATGTTGTTGTTTATATTGTATTTCAGGATGAAAGTAAGGGCTTGAAGAAATcatcttattttgaatattttaagaaCCTAGAATGGATAGTTTGAAGCCCAACTCGCCCAAGCCCAGACCGTAGCCCACAAGTAACCCAAGATCATCTAGAAAAGGCCCTTGCAAAACAGCCAACTTGCGAGCTTTGCCCTGAAGTGCTCAGAACGAATTAGATAATGGGCCATATGTGGTTAGAAAGCCCTGGAAGTCTTCTTTCTGATGGTCTTTACAGCTTGTGATTTGAAGGTTTCGACAATAAATTATGACAGAATAAAGAGGAGCTGTTCAATTACAAATTCTGATAACAACTAGTTTTCAATTACTCCTATACTAAAAGCTAATTGTAATGAGCTATAAATGAGAGTCAATTCAAGGATGTAAATGTGTCAGATGTTAGAAAACTCCTAAGCCTTTTAATAGGAGACAAATACACAACATGAGGCGAGAAGAggagaaaaaaaacataaaaacatagaATCTAGAGAGAGTAggtgtaataccctgaaaaacttaaaatatatgattatgtGGAATTTTTTTATCGGAaagtgaaataactaaaatgcCCTAGGTGGCTAAATGTAATGTTACGAGGAcgtattttatcctcatatattttgtcatgtTTCTTGACATATTTGGACAGAGCTTGATCTAACAAACGAGTAGGCGCAAACTATTCATGAAACAGAGTTATAACGAAGTAATTAGAGATGTTTTcattattggaaaaaaaataggGTTGGACGCTACCAAGTGGCagcaagagagagaggaaaTGTGGGATGTGGGAAAGAAAAGGAGGAGGGGAAGGACAAATCAGAGGATAGAGCTAGGAGGAAGggagggaaggaagaaggaggaaactGGCCAACCCCGTTTCTCCACCCAACCTGGTTCCTTGACCCGGTCCTAACTTCTCCATCCGACCTCCGTTTGAGGTGATTCCAGTGTTTATAAAAAGCTCTCATCGAGCCCAACATCCCTGTGTTGTTAGATTTCTAGGTTTCTAACCCAAATTCATAAATTGAAGCCACAAGACCCTCGGGTGTTCCAGCGGCTTTATGCTTTTTCTGGTGAATCCGTCAACGAATATTGTCAATCTCCACCACCAAAAGACTTCCCTCAACCCCAGGAGCAAGGCCAAAGCCTTGGATGAGGCGTCGGAGTTCATTTTGGTGGCGAATTGACAACTACCCAAATTCTAAGGTTCTGGCGGGTTTATGGCGATTTGACGCTTTTTTCGGCCAAATTAAACTTGGCCATAGGTATAAAGTTTGTTCCCCTTGACTTGTTCTACAATTCTgtgaaatttggaaattttttgaaatagttgaaaTTTTCTAGCGAGTCGGGGCAGtcgaccgccacccacggcgaCGCTGGCCAGAGGGATGTCGATACTatttttaggctaaattagatgccttAATTTCAGTTTTGATATTCGTATGACGTAGGTTGATCGTTTAAACCTAAATTCACTGCGATACCTTACTTGATCAATTCCCGAATTAGATTTGCAAGtatgtaaaataaaacgttgactgCCACTTGATTTCgtgattggcggagatccgaccgttggatcagaatgaaattttagtatgttgttctagaagcgtaaggtaaactacgaatggcttgatcctttCTTTTAGGGTATGTAAGCAGTCTAACCaggatgttagatgcagccataaactcaacaaattttttttttttttttttgtggttagttagaattataataaaaacaaatttaatagaaataaagtgacaaaataaaataaactaaaagaaaacaatttttgaaaattaaattgtaaaaacCTAGGGTTCCGCCATCACCTTAACAATCTTATGCacttcttccaattacttatgaattacatatgcatattttgaagcctaggttttcctaatatatgccTACTTGGACCCCCAACATAGAGCATATATAAAAAATGCAACCCGTCTGTGTTATTcaaatcaaatctaaacatgcatgacttattaagctttgtgaaacctTTTAAAAAACCatacaacccttaagacgtggtattcatcctaagtgaacttgcacatattaatcacaagaagcctttgtcaatttcaaggactggcctccgaccaaaattgcatcaaattatttttctaaagatcctaatgggaGCTTAGCATTAAGACAAATAGATAGTTTAAaccagtgattaataattcaaacttgcatgcataatatcataaccaaattgaaaagaaactacatattcttgctaaggctcgtggcATCACCCTAGCAAACGGAATTTAGTTACAAACAATCATACAacgaaatattattaaaaataaggatagaaatcaccttgaaaataaacttgaatccaaaGGCTCTCTAAAGTGTGCATGCGTTTTTTTCCTATCCCCCTATCTTCtctaaaaaaaccctaatggctaaaaagccttatttatactactataaaataaaaccctacctagaaaaggtcttggaataaaactaggaaaccaaataaattagaAAACAAAATCCGATTAATAAAATTCTCCCAAAATCTGCAGAGTCTCAAAACAGCCACGTTTCTAGATCTTCAGGGCTCCAAAACAGGCCCAAAACGGCTAGAATTAAAGCTTGAGATGTTCTGAGCATAATTGTATAAGGCCTCAAACCTGAAAGACACCACATTGGATGCCAAAAAACCCAAAGAAGCCCAAAACGTTTCATTgacagcactgcgcactgctcaTTTATTTGATCGCCATAGATAAAGCGCTACGTATTGAATTATGAAACTTTGATACAATCAATTCAAcagactcacgaacatcctccaattggaatcactccaaaattcatctgtttgatcacttttggctccagaggaagtcgaatgtcctatattaagaatataaatcaaagtattaaaattctaccaaaataaccaataaattaaaattaagaataaggtaaaatatatagtataatatagACTCATCAACGtgttaaagtaaaaatatgggTTAGGGGCCTTAGGCAGTTAACTAGAGCAGGGTGTCAACCCTTAGCATTCAAGTttgaaactctttttttttttttttttttttttaatttgaatagTTTATATTCTTTGTTTGACAAgacaaaatatattttaaagtaCTCGTTTTATGTGAAAAGGGAATCGAACTTGGGTGCAAATGGTTAGACCCTCCCAACTGGTTGACACAAAGCCAGAGATTTGGTCCAAAATTTGGGGTTTGGTTGGGTTCAAAAGCAATGATACATGCATATCAGATTAGGCATATTTACCAATTGACATCCATATTTGTTGATTTGAATTAAACATAACAAAACAACACTAATATTCCTCATAAAACAtgatcatttttctttaaattaaataaGACATAGCACTTTCCTATAACTTCATAGATTGTATGTAAATAATTCACTAAGCACAGAACAGGAATCCCTCTCAAGTTTTATTTCTCCTCTCTTAGTTTTCATGCCTCCACTTTTTCATTTCGGGCTTTAGCACCATAAGATTCCTTGCACCCATTCAACAATTTAGATAACCTTGTGGCCAAACTTTGCTTTGCTGCAGGAGAAACACCGTGCTTTCCAACGATCGATTCTAGAACTGCCtcggaaagtagtttgttttcTATCACCGTGTTTGCAGCTTTAGGTACGGATGCATCTCTAGAGAAGCTGATCTGTGGCGAAAACGAGGGGGAAAGATGTCAAAATCCGATGTAAACTACAGAAGTAACCATCCAAAAGTAGGATTACTAACCGTTAGTGATCCTTTGGGAGATTGCGTGAAAAGAATGGAGGCGCCGGGTGGGAAGTTTTGATCTTTGAAGACTTCAAGGAACTTTTCAATGGCTTTGCCTTCTGCATCAGTGTAAATTCCGATTGACTTCCAAAAGGCAACGCAATTCTCCGAAACTTTGTCAGAGTATTGCTGGCCTGTCAGTGGCAGTATCATTGTCACTTGAATGAATTTCTCAAACGGACCTACAAAAGGATAGCGAAGATCATAAACCGTGCTACAAAACTTTAGTCATATCTTTAGTAACTGTTTCCTATGCCTCAAGTAATCACCATAACCAGAAGATAGCACTACATTTTGAGAGATTCATTCATTCTAATTGGCTGGTCAGGACTAAATTACCACCATAACCATGAGCatacataaatttaaaaatgagagtataactcaagaaatctACGACATTTGTTGAACGTACAGATCTATATCGGCAACTGAGGAAGGGCGGGCTATAGGATTGCCTAGGTTTGGCATGACTACCGATCATTCTAAAACTGCTCAGCCCGAAGATGCAGGGCATGAATGATGTAACAAAATTCAACCAGTCGTTAAAAACAGCGAAGAAATCCGTGTTACCTGTAACGATGTCCCTGAAGAACTCAACGGACTCCGTCAACTCCTCGGCCGTCTTACCCTTCCACTTAACGGCGAGCAGAGGCACGGCGTTTTCCTCCAAGTACACTCCGATCGCCGTGAACTTCACGAAGTTCCCCTGAATCTCCAGCCCCCTCACCCCTGCGCACGTTAGCAACCAAAATACCGTCAAGCGGAAGCAAAAGCAAGCAACAAACATTCAAACAATCAGAATCGCAGATAAAAGCGCCGGAGATGCGAAGTTTACAAACCTGCGCCGCCGAGGAACAGAGTGTTAGAGGAGCCCGGAGGTTTGGCGGACGGTGGAAACGCAGTCGTCTCGACCTGGAGTCCGGCGAGCGATGGCGTTGGAGCCATTTGACAATTTTGTTGTTATTGTGTAGAGAGAAAGATGGGGTTTGGTTTCGGAAACGGTGGGTTTAAATGGAGATGGAAAGTGGTGGGTCCATTGTGTGACGGGAGAGGGTTTGATGAGTAAGAAGAGGCGGTTGCGTGAGAGCCTTAAAGACATGCGGGCGGCGCGGGGGAAGTGTCCACAAACTGATATTCTGGAACTACCTACCCAagaaagagacagagagagagtaaaAGATTCATTTTAAGGTTAAAGGGCAAAGAGGTAACGTGGACAGCTACTACTTAAACGGTCATCAATCAAGCGGGCGGTGCGGGGGAAGTGTCCACAAACTGATATTCTGGAACTACCTACCCcacagacagagagagagagagagagagagagagagagagagagagagagagagagagagagagagagagagagagtaaaatattcattttaaggTTAAAGGGCAAAGAGGTAATTTGGACAGCTACTACTTAAACGGTCATCAAATGATTTTAATTGTGAAAACAATGATTTAATTTTGCGGTTCTGAAAGAGCAAAAAAGAAGGGATTATGATTGTCTGCCCTTTCACTTTCAGTgtcttttttatgtttttctgttttgtgtaGTCACGGTTAATGTATTGTTGACCttagaaactaccaagcctacgtggcgcgcatgccgagtaattaatgagctaactacgtccttcggtgaatgcagggcgtgccaactcgtcggccgaggagtaaatttgttgatgttgcgttgggtcgcgctactgacttctgcgtcttgcgattgcggccgagaaaggaacacgtctcggcctcttgggctctcgaacctgaagacaaggttactattcttatgAAGTTCAATAttaaattcggctttcaatgtgccgaatgtaataactgtaacacctcacttcgccgagaaggctgatgagatgacctcgaccaataaggatttagaaatccttctcgaccgagacttggatagataatcaatcgttctcgccgcagtgctgttgatgccaacggaagatactgcgagaccgactgattctacggtgacagagctatctatgccgacttaagatatcaccggttgcttccacagtgctgttgatgccaacggaagatgtgtcagcgaaaaaaggaaaaagaaaaatcacaagttgtgagaatttgcgcagggcaattttgtattgatttgcagagaGGCTTTTCCTAATGCACAGcgtcccctatttatagtactgatccttgagtccgagtttaaatcctactcggactaggtttccctctccggatcacctcgaccagtcctatatTTACTAGGACTATGAATCTAGTCCTTAGCTAAGCTGGATTCGTTTTCTGGATATCcgatcccgtcgagactcctcattgcactaGGACTTGTCCTAACCGCTCTAGGTTTGGACTCCCACGGGTTGACCGATCCATGGCCCTTTTGCCGCCCGGCCTCCTGGGCCGAGAGTGATCCTaacctcggcccaaactattattttgggcccaaacattgccccctcgcttctgaggtcctcggcctgaaaccttcggccgagtttcggccttgaagaagcgaatctaccactcagAGTCCTAATACCCGAGTTCCgaggcgcatttattgaacaCGATCACACGATCTTAATATTGCTAAACCATTCGCCACGTGGCGTCCCCTAACATGGCCAATCCCCAAGAATGACGTCCAAAGCGTGCGGCAGCCTGAACCGTCTTGCCATCATGATCTTATGGCTGAACTTAAACACTacctcaatccgcgagccactACCTCAATCCGTGAGCCACTTGTCATCGTGCGGGCGTCGAACCGTCTTTCATCATCAATTTCGCCGTCACACGcgatcgtgcgcccccaaaacctaaAACCTTCAGTCTTCCCAACCGCATTTCCCAAAGgttcatcatgatcaacgaTTCCTTCGatcgattttgccctttgttttgaatttcgaacgattgctcttccctccacaactctataaataccgacATTCTCTCATTTGTACTTTACGCTCCCAAAATTTTCTGAAATCCCTTGCCATTGCCTTCTAGTGCATTTCTCCATTCCAGGTCTCCGTCTTCAAATCCCCACCCTAGAAAATCCTTTTACGCCTTGCTTCATTCTTACAATGgcgtccttcatctccaagcttacCAGGGAATGTGACCAACATCAGAAGATTCTTGATCGGAGTTCGATCAAGACTATACGTTTTGAAAACGATATGAGTACTCAGCACCAGatcctgggtcctctcttcaaggctGCGATACCGCCGACCATCACCAACCTTCTCCAGGAGCACTGCCTAACACCCTTgcttcaagggtttgaatggtcgcgatGGGATGTGGCGAAACCCCAGGGATCCTGGCCTTCGACGACCACAACCTGGGCATCCTGGGTTGTGCGAATGGAACGgctcttcggcgagcaatggaaaaCCCTCGGCATCTACGATGCCATCCTCCTCTCGTCCATGGATGTCGTCCTCGACAAGGAGCTCCTCCTAGCCGCTctgtgcttctggtgctcggccactAACACAATGGTTCTTCCTCTTggtcccattggtcccaccACCCTGGATATCACCGCCATTCTGGGGACTTCGGCAACCGGGATCCCTGTCGACGCGACCCTCTCTAGGCACCCGTCGAATATCGATCTGAAGACGCTTTTCGACCGTCGAACCTTCGAGACCCTGAACCGTGACGGTCACATCCCGTCGAAGGAAGACattcagaagctccacaagaacttctgtaattacaacaccctttatcttcacttcgccggcagaggagaagaggacctgcgagaaggagagcatgaagccttcctcttctattggtacaacaaatacatttgttgtaccaagtcaaacaagtgtttggtcgagaacatgccggtagccgaagccctggctagtggtcacgtccTGGCACTGAGTTCCAACATTCTCGCCCAACTCTTCCGTTGCCTGGCCGAGGCAACCCTCCACAAGGTCGACCCGCACCAGAATGGtcccctctgggtcttccaGCTCTGGTTACAGGTGTATTTTacctcccttcggccggccatagcTGACTTCACACCAACGGAGGCGCTTGGACCTCAGCTGGCCTCTCGACCGATACCTCCCcatcaagccgaagaggtatttcggtACCTCTTCGCTCTTGACGACTTCTCCAACGACGAGTTCTTGATATGTCGTCGTCGGAGCTATCCTTCCTTCATCAGGTTGCCTACCTCTACATGGGGCGCAGAGGAGGACGCCGATCTTCGTCAGACCTGGGGGTCGTTCGTGCTTGCTCGCGACCTACCTCTCGGCTGTGATGGGAAACAGTCGGGTTGGGAAGTATATCATCCGAACTTCCTAGCCCGACAACTCGGCTATCTTCAGGGCTGCCCtgtcccccttctctcctcccgaaCAGTCCTAAGCCGTGGCCGTGAACCTCGTTCCTCGGAGAAGGAATGTAACACGGCCGCGAGGGAGTTCCAGGAGTCCTGccaaaaattccgccttcgaccgGCCACCCCAGAAACCCATTGCACCGACACCTTCGGTGAGTGGTGGGAAAATTACACCCAGGAGTTCTTTGGTGCTCCGGTCGAAGAGGTACTGAACAGACTCTTCGGTGACCGACCTAAGAAGGCCTCGGTCCCCCAAACTCAAGGTAATTgttcatttctcttttttttttcttcaacctTGCATATTGCTTTGCCTTACTGACCCGTTTTTATCTTCTTAGGTAGTCGGCCTTCGAGAAAAATGGAGGCTGTTGCCGCGGTCACGACCgagaaaaaatcggtcgtggcTAAAAAGGATAAAATCGCCGGTCGGGCCGTGCTGACCAAACGACCTCGTCAAGAGGCCGAGCCGGTCGTTGAACCTCCACAGCCTGCCAAGCGGGTAAAACAGCTGGCAAAGAAAGGcgcacgggagatccacgtcaTCTCCAGTCAAACTACAGGGGCGACTACTCCCAGTGTTTCCCCTTCTCCTGCCGTTGTTGAAACCTCAGTCGAGAAACAGCCGGCCCCGGCCGCAGAGACAATTCGAACACGGCCTGTCTCTGGGACTGGTATACCAGTTGCGCCTCCCTCCGCCGAGAAAGCACCCGCTCCAAAAAAGGTGGTTTCTGTGACCGAGGGAAAAACCCCTGAAAATCCAAAGCCCTCGGTCTTCATTctggaagagagtgaggggagcgacgaggtcccgctggcAGATCGTCCGCACCTTCGCCGGTAACCTCCCCCAAGGTCCGAGATGGTGGTTCAAGCCGGCCCCTCCACGGCTGACCGTGGCAAGCGTCCGGTCGAGGAACCCACGGCAGTGGCCGAACCTCTCGCTCCCTCTCAGGACCAGGATGTCCCTGCCTCCTCCGAAACGGCTGTTCCGGTCGGCCCATCTgcagccgaccgtggcaaacgccCGCTCGAAGAACCCGAGGCAACGGCAGACTCGCCCGTTCATCCCCAAGACCAGGGCTTCCACATTCCTCCACAGGAGGTTacttcggccttcgtaagtaccTTCGACCATCTTTCCTTGATTGCTTTTTttctttagaattctaaacaaggaaaacaataaatgtcaggtgcctgtacattcttttcaccgagaattctatgcgccgaagggcgttatctatatttcgtggccgcctcagtggccatcaaacgtagataacctccatcggccgcgtgaactgagaagcaacctgaaacactgggctcggccattgagttctttaggttcgaccAACGATCCTGgagacatggccgaggtctcctctcggcaggttaaaaaaatgaaacctTCTTGCTACTCCTGTCATGACTTCTTTTAAACTTAACCTGATTTGTATGTGCAGGCTTCCTGAgaggtcgaattcaaagccctcctcTCCAGTACTATTGCAGAGTCTGGTCCTTCGGCCGCTACGACCGAAGCTGCCGATCCCAGCGCCCTAACCCAGTTGCGAGAAGTCCTGTCGCTCTCATCATCGCAAGTActtgagcgcaacggtcttgatctgctcggcgtgtgtctgaacgaccttggagccgacggtcgcctgagcggagatgccattgttcgggaatcgtctgccttggagcgcgttcgggagacatttagtaTCTTCCAAACCGCTCTAAAGGCCGAACAAGACCTGCAAGCCgccacggccgttcaagacaccctccgtcCGAAGATTGACGATCTACGGGCAAAAGGAGACGCGTTAGCCGAGCTTTaccgtcagatggccgaactagcaaAGCGTCGGTCGGCCATTGCTTCCGAGCTTGCTAGAGACTTCGAGTCAGGCGGGAAGAATCGCCTAACAGAGTATGCAGCAGCCAAAAAACGGGTCGAGCGGCTGAAGCTGGACAAAAAGAATCGGCAAGCCGAAGTCCtcatggccgacgtgcggtggttggagttgaaggctctgctcagcactcttcttccctcTTCTCCTTAAATGTATCTGAATGTAAACCAACCGACCTACTCATTTTGTAAATACTTATCAATTTTAATGGACTGGTTTActattcccgcatttcccatgtgaccggataatatttcttcaaaaacttcccattaatCGGTAATCTGTGGACCACGCTGGTtcggtctttaagatgatacgccccttttccgtatactttatgcacaataaacggcccttcccaattcggcgaccacttgccgaacctaggatctttcattcctacgggcaacaccgtttgccacaccaactcaccctcgccgaatgttttctgtcgcaccttttgattataggctcgctcggcaatctgtttt from Malus domestica chromosome 01, GDT2T_hap1 includes:
- the LOC103421113 gene encoding chalcone--flavanone isomerase isoform X2; protein product: MAPTPSLAGLQVETTAFPPSAKPPGSSNTLFLGGAGVRGLEIQGNFVKFTAIGVYLEENAVPLLAVKWKGKTAEELTESVEFFRDIVTGPFEKFIQVTMILPLTGQQYSDKVSENCVAFWKSIGIYTDAEGKAIEKFLEVFKDQNFPPGASILFTQSPKGSLTLL
- the LOC103421113 gene encoding chalcone--flavanone isomerase isoform X1; the encoded protein is MAPTPSLAGLQVETTAFPPSAKPPGSSNTLFLGGAGVRGLEIQGNFVKFTAIGVYLEENAVPLLAVKWKGKTAEELTESVEFFRDIVTGPFEKFIQVTMILPLTGQQYSDKVSENCVAFWKSIGIYTDAEGKAIEKFLEVFKDQNFPPGASILFTQSPKGSLTISFSRDASVPKAANTVIENKLLSEAVLESIVGKHGVSPAAKQSLATRLSKLLNGCKESYGAKARNEKVEA